The Mesorhizobium sp. M1D.F.Ca.ET.043.01.1.1 genome contains a region encoding:
- a CDS encoding FCD domain-containing protein: protein MTNRTSRPGRAEGQPKWKARHSRETDGETPDWRSESADRQKGAVIGRGLRGHPEPSQMDANFRMSKGTSPMSSKHEAALALIADHSITATVRVVVDTLLARISSQRYTTDERLPSERTLASELGVARNTVREALDILEKHGFIRRRAGSGSFVKGQAAPDDATGGVAAETSPLDLLVMRGIIEPDMMRLAIINMSPRAIEGLSETLSAMEGVQTEAAEFARLEDEFHRQVARGAGNPLLTSCYDLLLQARRQSFRAALNRRHLTPRRIQDYQRRYNTLLNAIIARDIESAVEFTKLLLIEEQKLLLQED from the coding sequence ATGACCAATCGAACATCGCGGCCAGGAAGAGCCGAAGGCCAACCGAAATGGAAAGCGAGACACTCGCGCGAAACAGACGGCGAAACGCCAGATTGGCGATCAGAATCAGCCGACCGCCAGAAGGGCGCGGTCATCGGCCGTGGCTTGCGCGGCCACCCAGAACCATCGCAAATGGATGCGAACTTTCGGATGTCGAAAGGAACGTCGCCGATGTCATCGAAACATGAGGCTGCCTTGGCACTAATCGCGGATCATTCAATCACCGCCACGGTTCGTGTCGTGGTGGACACGCTGCTGGCGCGAATAAGCTCTCAGCGATACACCACCGACGAGCGGCTGCCCTCGGAGCGGACATTGGCCAGTGAACTTGGCGTCGCCCGGAACACGGTTCGCGAAGCGCTGGACATACTCGAGAAACATGGCTTCATACGCCGGCGTGCCGGGAGCGGCAGCTTCGTGAAGGGTCAGGCGGCCCCGGATGACGCGACCGGAGGTGTCGCCGCCGAGACGAGCCCGCTCGACCTCCTGGTGATGCGCGGAATAATCGAACCCGACATGATGAGGCTCGCCATCATCAACATGTCGCCGCGCGCCATCGAGGGACTGAGCGAGACCTTGTCCGCCATGGAAGGGGTTCAAACCGAAGCGGCGGAGTTCGCCCGGCTCGAGGATGAATTCCACCGTCAGGTAGCCCGCGGCGCGGGAAATCCGCTGCTGACGTCATGCTACGATCTGTTGCTCCAGGCTCGCCGCCAGAGCTTCCGTGCCGCCCTCAACCGGCGGCATCTGACGCCCAGGCGAATACAGGACTACCAGCGCCGCTACAACACGCTGCTCAACGCGATCATCGCCCGGGATATCGAGAGCGCGGTCGAATTCACCAAGTTGCTATTGATCGAGGAACAGAAGCTGCTTCTGCAGGAAGACTGA
- a CDS encoding NAD(P)/FAD-dependent oxidoreductase has translation MKKRIAVIGAGPSGLAQLRAFASAAQKGAEIPEIVCFEKQKNWGGLWNYTWRTGLDEFGEPVHGSMYRYLWSNGPKEGLEFADYSFEEHFGKQIASYPPRAVLFDYIEGRVNKAGVRPWIRFSTVVRYVTWSAETRKFSVRVHDLPHDRSYSEEFDHVIVASGHFSTPNVPEFPGFETFNGRILHAHDFRDAREFVGQDILIIGTSYSAEDIGSQCWKYGCKSVTVSHRTEAMGFKWPANWKEVPLLTKVEGNVATFKDGSTATVNAIILCTGYKHHFPFMSDDLRLRTANRLATADLYKGVVYVHNPALFYLGMQDQWYTFNMFDAQAWWARDVILGRIKLPASKNELIADVEKRVAAEDAGEDSYDAIRYQGSYIKELIAETDYPSFDVDGADEAFFQWKKHKIKDIMGFRNNSYKSVMTGTMAPQHHTPWKDALDDTMQSYLRN, from the coding sequence ATGAAGAAACGGATTGCCGTCATCGGTGCCGGCCCGTCCGGCTTGGCTCAGTTGCGCGCCTTTGCGTCCGCAGCGCAGAAGGGCGCCGAGATTCCCGAAATCGTCTGCTTCGAAAAGCAGAAGAATTGGGGAGGGTTGTGGAACTACACCTGGCGCACGGGCCTGGACGAATTCGGCGAGCCGGTGCATGGCTCGATGTATCGCTATCTGTGGTCCAACGGCCCGAAGGAAGGTCTCGAGTTCGCCGACTACTCCTTCGAGGAGCACTTCGGCAAGCAGATTGCCTCCTATCCGCCCCGGGCCGTGTTGTTCGACTACATCGAAGGGCGCGTGAATAAGGCCGGCGTTCGCCCGTGGATCCGTTTTTCCACGGTTGTCAGGTATGTGACCTGGAGCGCCGAGACCCGCAAGTTTAGCGTGCGCGTGCACGATCTTCCCCATGACCGATCCTACTCGGAAGAGTTCGACCACGTGATCGTCGCGTCGGGCCATTTCTCGACTCCGAACGTGCCGGAATTCCCCGGCTTCGAGACGTTCAATGGCCGTATCCTCCATGCTCACGACTTCCGCGACGCACGAGAATTCGTCGGTCAGGACATACTGATCATCGGCACCAGCTACTCGGCCGAGGATATCGGTTCCCAGTGCTGGAAGTACGGTTGCAAGTCGGTCACGGTCAGCCACCGCACGGAGGCGATGGGCTTCAAATGGCCGGCTAACTGGAAAGAGGTACCTCTGCTGACCAAGGTCGAGGGTAACGTCGCAACCTTCAAGGATGGTTCGACGGCGACCGTCAACGCGATCATCCTGTGTACCGGCTACAAGCACCATTTCCCGTTCATGTCGGACGACTTGCGGCTACGCACCGCGAACAGGCTGGCCACGGCTGACCTCTACAAGGGTGTCGTCTATGTCCACAATCCGGCGCTGTTCTATCTCGGCATGCAGGACCAGTGGTATACCTTCAACATGTTCGATGCGCAGGCCTGGTGGGCGCGCGACGTTATCCTCGGCAGGATCAAGCTGCCTGCGTCCAAGAACGAGCTGATCGCCGATGTCGAGAAGCGGGTGGCGGCCGAGGATGCCGGCGAGGACAGCTATGACGCGATCCGCTACCAGGGCAGCTACATCAAGGAGCTGATCGCCGAGACCGACTATCCAAGCTTTGATGTCGACGGTGCCGACGAAGCATTCTTCCAATGGAAGAAGCACAAGATCAAGGACATCATGGGCTTCCGCAACAACAGCTACAAATCGGTCATGACCGGCACCATGGCGCCGCAGCATCACACGCCGTGGAAAGACGCGCTGGACGATACAATGCAGAGTTATCTGCGCAACTGA
- a CDS encoding aminomethyltransferase family protein — translation MTNSWRFSTLADRHRALGSKLEDWSGMGTAWQYAGDPEREYLAIRTKAGLMDVSGLKKVHLNGPAASHIIDRATTRNAEKIMPGRSVYATMLNDAGKFIDDCVIYRMGPNSWMVVHGSGGAHEQLTMAATGRDVAIRFDDNLHDLSLQGPLAVDYLQKHVEGIRNLNYFSHMHTSLFGLPVTISRTGYTGERGYEIFCRGQDAPAIWDRILEEGAGMGIIPCRFTTLDLLRAESYLLFFPYDNSEKYPFENEGPGDTLWELGLDFTVSPGKVGFRGAEEHYRLKGKERFKIYGVKLEGTTPAEEGAPLLKDGKKVGVVTIGMYSGLNRHNIGIARMPVDCAVDGVKMTVRNSTGEISCVAHSMPFFDAEKKRRTAKG, via the coding sequence ATGACCAATTCCTGGAGATTTTCGACGCTCGCCGATCGCCATCGCGCGCTTGGTTCGAAGCTTGAAGACTGGAGCGGCATGGGCACCGCCTGGCAGTATGCGGGCGATCCGGAGCGCGAATATCTGGCGATCCGCACCAAGGCCGGCCTCATGGACGTTTCCGGCTTGAAGAAGGTGCACCTGAACGGCCCTGCGGCCAGCCACATCATCGACCGCGCCACGACCCGCAACGCCGAAAAGATCATGCCCGGCCGTTCGGTCTACGCGACAATGCTGAACGACGCCGGCAAGTTCATCGACGACTGCGTCATCTACCGCATGGGGCCGAACAGCTGGATGGTCGTGCACGGCTCCGGCGGCGCCCATGAGCAGCTCACGATGGCGGCTACCGGGCGTGACGTCGCCATCCGCTTCGACGACAATCTCCACGACCTGTCGCTGCAGGGCCCGCTTGCCGTCGACTACCTGCAGAAGCATGTGGAAGGCATCCGGAACCTGAACTACTTCAGCCATATGCACACCTCGCTCTTCGGTCTGCCGGTGACGATTTCGCGCACCGGCTACACGGGCGAGCGCGGCTACGAGATCTTCTGTCGTGGCCAGGACGCTCCCGCGATCTGGGACCGGATCCTGGAGGAGGGCGCGGGCATGGGCATTATCCCCTGCCGGTTCACAACGCTCGATCTGCTGCGGGCCGAAAGCTATCTGTTGTTCTTCCCATACGACAATTCGGAAAAATATCCGTTCGAGAACGAGGGTCCCGGCGACACGCTGTGGGAACTCGGGCTCGACTTCACCGTCTCTCCCGGCAAGGTGGGTTTCCGCGGCGCCGAGGAACATTATCGGCTGAAGGGCAAGGAGCGCTTCAAGATCTATGGCGTCAAGCTCGAAGGCACGACGCCGGCCGAGGAAGGCGCGCCGTTGCTGAAGGACGGCAAAAAGGTCGGCGTGGTGACGATCGGCATGTACTCCGGTCTCAACAGGCACAATATCGGCATTGCCCGCATGCCGGTTGATTGCGCGGTCGACGGAGTGAAGATGACCGTTCGCAATTCGACCGGCGAAATTTCCTGCGTCGCCCATTCGATGCCGTTCTTCGATGCGGAAAAGAAGCGTCGCACCGCCAAGGGATAA
- a CDS encoding GlxA family transcriptional regulator: protein MLTTQTAQRSFSFYLLPGFSLQAFSCAVEVLRLANEAIGKNIYSWQVISEDGQPVMSSCRTTVGIDSTLRDERERTQKSNSTSAAVICGGSAIPRPNKQLDAWLRECRMRRIPLVCIGSGTLVVARAGLADGRRCAVHWEQLPLFCEQFPGIESTQTAFEHDGDLHTCSGGDAPFDMFLNLVERDHGSVIVNRVCEKAIAYRLRSAGERQRLPLHSRVKLNHKAVMKVIGLMEASLDDPMPVDDLVALSGISRRQIERLFDRELGRSPNRYYMELRLERAQLLLVSTNLPVVEVAVACGFISPSHFSKVYREAYGCAPHQTRLAARADGHADLMDPALLGLNCTEVSQHRLSMTA from the coding sequence ATGCTGACTACACAGACCGCGCAAAGGTCGTTCAGTTTCTACCTCTTGCCTGGCTTCTCGCTTCAGGCGTTCTCTTGCGCGGTAGAAGTGCTGCGGTTGGCCAACGAAGCTATCGGGAAAAACATCTACAGCTGGCAAGTCATATCTGAAGACGGGCAACCCGTGATGTCGAGCTGCCGAACGACCGTCGGCATCGACTCCACGTTGAGAGACGAACGCGAAAGAACCCAAAAATCGAACTCGACGTCTGCCGCGGTGATTTGCGGCGGCAGCGCCATCCCCCGCCCTAACAAGCAGCTCGATGCCTGGCTAAGGGAATGCCGCATGCGCCGCATCCCCCTCGTTTGCATCGGCAGCGGCACCCTCGTTGTGGCGCGGGCTGGATTGGCGGACGGGCGCCGGTGCGCCGTTCACTGGGAGCAGCTTCCGTTGTTCTGCGAGCAGTTTCCGGGGATAGAATCCACCCAGACAGCCTTTGAACATGACGGAGATCTGCATACCTGCTCGGGTGGGGACGCGCCTTTCGACATGTTCCTGAACCTGGTGGAACGTGACCATGGCTCGGTCATCGTCAACCGCGTCTGCGAAAAAGCCATCGCCTACCGACTGCGTTCCGCGGGGGAGCGACAGCGCCTGCCCCTCCATTCTCGTGTCAAGCTCAACCACAAGGCAGTGATGAAGGTCATTGGCCTGATGGAGGCAAGCTTGGATGATCCTATGCCGGTCGATGATCTTGTCGCGTTAAGCGGAATATCGCGCCGGCAGATCGAAAGGCTTTTCGACAGAGAGTTGGGGCGCTCCCCGAACCGATACTACATGGAACTGCGTCTGGAGCGGGCGCAGCTGCTTCTTGTGAGCACCAACTTGCCGGTCGTGGAAGTTGCGGTGGCCTGCGGCTTTATCTCGCCGTCGCACTTTTCCAAGGTCTATCGCGAAGCCTACGGGTGCGCTCCGCATCAGACACGACTGGCCGCCCGTGCGGACGGGCACGCCGATCTGATGGACCCGGCGCTGCTGGGACTGAACTGCACCGAAGTATCCCAACACAGGTTGTCGATGACCGCGTAG
- a CDS encoding ABC transporter substrate-binding protein gives MNAASLVQRLAVNAQVKRLGVGAHRVVKVGFLGPLSGPVSSWGLPGLNGCRIWVDWINRTGGMLIGGTRHNVQLLAEDCGYEPDRAAVGARRLVQDHGVGLLMMHGGDTFRPVQDYLMSRKILTSTLLPSDLSPDTPYLIAPSEIHPLYNVTAVEWLARNRPDLRRVAMCSQTDALGLPSLATYRAAFAAEGIASVGEVRYAPEATNADEILRAMLVGNPDILCWCTSYEPMVHALTEAAFRAGFRGQIISCTADYYRRLVDRTSVDFMEGFLFQFPDFDDPELRDKAFFFNRPAAFFAEYNRRFPDSWSAVSWEYVATLDLWHAAVEKAGTAAPVSVLAAMKHGGLGEHAFGMAQWAGSELFGNDNALIGDWPVVRITDGQARIVAFGSVPAWLQRHGARLRDEMRALGLMWDQRHSSASGELRIAAGSD, from the coding sequence ATGAACGCCGCCAGCCTAGTGCAACGACTTGCAGTGAACGCCCAGGTCAAACGGCTGGGCGTCGGCGCACATCGAGTGGTTAAAGTAGGCTTTCTCGGGCCGCTCAGCGGGCCTGTCAGCTCTTGGGGGCTGCCGGGATTGAACGGCTGCCGCATCTGGGTGGACTGGATCAATCGCACCGGCGGAATGCTCATCGGCGGGACGCGGCACAACGTCCAACTGCTGGCCGAGGACTGCGGCTATGAACCCGATCGGGCAGCGGTAGGGGCTCGGCGCCTCGTGCAGGATCACGGGGTAGGGCTGCTGATGATGCACGGAGGCGATACGTTCCGTCCGGTCCAGGACTATCTCATGTCGCGCAAGATCCTGACCTCGACGCTGCTGCCGAGCGATCTTTCGCCCGACACGCCGTATCTGATCGCGCCCAGCGAGATCCACCCCCTCTACAACGTCACGGCAGTCGAATGGCTTGCACGCAACCGCCCCGACCTGAGGCGCGTGGCGATGTGCAGCCAGACGGATGCGCTGGGTCTGCCTTCGCTGGCTACCTATCGCGCCGCCTTTGCGGCCGAGGGGATCGCGTCGGTGGGCGAGGTCCGCTACGCGCCGGAGGCCACGAACGCCGACGAAATTCTGCGCGCAATGCTGGTCGGCAATCCCGACATTTTGTGTTGGTGCACGAGCTATGAGCCAATGGTTCACGCGCTGACCGAGGCCGCTTTCCGGGCGGGATTTCGGGGGCAGATCATTTCTTGCACTGCCGACTATTATCGGCGGCTGGTCGACCGGACATCGGTGGATTTCATGGAGGGCTTTCTGTTCCAGTTCCCGGACTTCGACGATCCGGAGCTTCGCGACAAGGCCTTCTTCTTCAATCGTCCAGCCGCGTTCTTCGCGGAGTACAACCGGCGTTTCCCGGACAGCTGGAGCGCGGTTTCCTGGGAATACGTTGCCACGCTCGACCTTTGGCATGCGGCGGTCGAGAAAGCTGGAACGGCAGCGCCTGTCTCCGTTCTCGCAGCGATGAAGCATGGCGGGCTCGGCGAACATGCGTTCGGGATGGCGCAATGGGCGGGCTCGGAACTGTTCGGGAATGACAACGCCCTGATCGGCGACTGGCCGGTCGTGCGCATTACGGATGGCCAGGCGCGTATTGTAGCCTTTGGGTCGGTCCCGGCTTGGCTGCAAAGGCACGGCGCGCGGTTGCGCGACGAAATGCGCGCGCTTGGGCTGATGTGGGATCAGCGCCATTCCAGCGCCTCCGGAGAGCTGCGCATCGCTGCCGGATCGGACTGA
- a CDS encoding PDR/VanB family oxidoreductase, with amino-acid sequence MSAGAAKIPVRVAEVTPVNELVTRFRFVRRDGGLMPTFSGGAHTVVEMNDQDRVRRNPYSIMSDPADREGYSISIRRDDNGRGGSLFMHRQVRPGMEMVISNPVNLFALDLRARKHLLLAGGIGITPFLAQIRQLSAMNGNFELHYSVRTASLGSYADELVANYRPRVHLYHDDRRELIDLPALLDGQPLGTHVYVCGPKGMIDWVRKTAAALGWPREAVHHEEFLAPASGKPFEVMLARSDKMIRVGEHQSLLEAIEAAGVEAPYLCRGGACGQCETDVLQYEGTFLHKDHWLTPTQCASGTKIMPCVSRFEGKTLVLDR; translated from the coding sequence ATGAGTGCAGGAGCCGCGAAAATACCCGTGAGGGTGGCTGAGGTCACGCCGGTCAACGAGCTCGTCACCCGGTTCAGGTTCGTGCGCCGTGACGGCGGCCTGATGCCTACGTTCTCGGGCGGCGCGCATACGGTCGTGGAAATGAACGACCAGGATCGCGTGCGCCGCAATCCCTACTCGATCATGAGCGATCCGGCCGACCGGGAGGGCTATTCGATCTCGATCCGTCGCGACGACAATGGCAGAGGCGGTTCGTTGTTCATGCATCGGCAGGTGAGGCCGGGGATGGAAATGGTCATCTCCAATCCGGTCAATCTCTTCGCACTGGATTTGCGGGCGCGAAAGCACCTGTTGCTTGCCGGAGGCATCGGCATCACGCCGTTCCTGGCGCAGATCAGGCAACTAAGCGCCATGAACGGCAACTTCGAACTGCACTACTCCGTGCGGACAGCGTCCCTTGGCTCCTACGCCGACGAGCTTGTGGCCAACTATCGTCCGCGGGTTCATCTTTACCACGACGACCGACGCGAGCTGATCGACCTGCCGGCATTGCTCGACGGGCAGCCGCTCGGCACCCATGTCTATGTCTGCGGCCCCAAGGGCATGATCGACTGGGTGCGCAAGACCGCGGCGGCGCTCGGATGGCCGCGCGAGGCGGTCCATCATGAGGAGTTCCTTGCGCCGGCCTCAGGCAAGCCCTTCGAGGTCATGCTGGCGCGCTCGGACAAGATGATCCGGGTCGGCGAGCATCAAAGCCTGCTCGAAGCGATCGAAGCGGCCGGTGTCGAGGCGCCATATCTGTGCCGCGGGGGAGCCTGCGGTCAGTGCGAGACCGATGTCCTCCAGTATGAGGGAACGTTCCTGCACAAGGACCATTGGCTGACGCCCACGCAATGTGCCAGCGGCACCAAGATCATGCCTTGCGTATCACGCTTCGAAGGCAAAACGCTGGTGTTGGATCGATAG
- a CDS encoding dimethylamine monooxygenase subunit DmmA family protein, with translation MLEGSIPSRPVYGVLEVRPGRLHLMVADAEGAEAILDLAAAAPPGFFGATHIIYAPKKSGDKFVPRLKELAPAQLYVGPSYEAALPRLRRVLAGAHMGLQVYLAGTEGLVGQAMFEATEAGIPHSAIQTEHRGSTARRVQCVHCKGITEDVTHDPFQCAHCGLHLFVRDHYSRRIAAFQGVRVDAEDPGNIPESVERFR, from the coding sequence GTGTTAGAAGGCTCGATTCCAAGCCGCCCCGTCTATGGCGTGCTGGAGGTGCGGCCAGGGCGGCTGCATCTGATGGTCGCCGATGCCGAAGGTGCGGAGGCTATTCTCGATTTGGCCGCCGCCGCGCCCCCCGGTTTCTTCGGCGCGACTCATATCATCTATGCCCCCAAGAAATCTGGAGACAAGTTCGTCCCAAGGCTGAAGGAACTTGCCCCTGCCCAACTCTATGTCGGGCCGAGCTACGAAGCCGCGCTTCCGCGGCTAAGGCGGGTGCTGGCCGGGGCGCATATGGGCCTCCAGGTCTATCTGGCGGGAACTGAAGGGCTGGTGGGACAGGCGATGTTCGAGGCCACGGAGGCCGGCATCCCGCATTCCGCCATCCAGACGGAGCATCGCGGCTCGACCGCGCGCCGTGTGCAGTGCGTGCATTGCAAGGGTATCACCGAAGACGTGACACACGATCCTTTCCAATGCGCCCATTGCGGGCTGCATCTGTTCGTGCGCGATCACTATTCGCGTCGCATAGCGGCCTTTCAGGGCGTGCGCGTCGACGCGGAAGATCCCGGCAATATTCCGGAATCGGTGGAGCGGTTCAGATGA